One Triticum dicoccoides isolate Atlit2015 ecotype Zavitan chromosome 5B, WEW_v2.0, whole genome shotgun sequence genomic window carries:
- the LOC119309245 gene encoding potassium transporter 23-like: MDDGGIQEEEQPPSARPLRPKRSGGSSRWVDASEVDSSESAHWSLEDEREPWALSAADEAEVLCATGGALLSRRSSSAFRRRLGKRPKRVDSLDVESMNVRGAHGHSAQDISLMGTVAMAFQTLGVVYGDMGTSPLYVFSDVFSKVPIKSEVEILGALSLVMYTIALIPFAKYVFIVLKANDNGEGGTFALYSLICRYAKVSLLPNQQRVDENISSFRLKLPTPELERALLVKDYLEKKPLYKNILLFLVLMGTSMVIGDGILTPSMSVMSAVSGLQGQVAGFDADAVVIVSILVLLLLFSVQSFGTGKVGIMFAPVLALWFLNLGSIGIYNIIKYDTSVVRALNPMYIYYFFKMNGIKAWSALGGCVLCITGAEAMFADLGHFTVKSIQLAFTAVVFPCLLIAYMGQAAYLMKHPLDVERVFYDSVPEVLFWPVFVIATLAAMIASQAMISATFSCIKQAMALGCFPRIKIIHTSKKVMGQIYIPVMNWFLMIMCTIIVATFRSTNDIANAYGIAEVGVMMVSTALVTLVMLLIWQTNLYLVLCFPIFFGAMEFIYLTAVMSKLLEGGWLPLAFSSLFLCIMYTWNYGSVLKYQSEMRGKISLDFILDLGSTLGTVRVPGIGLVYNELVQGIPSIFGHLLITLPAMHSTIVFVCIKYVPVPYVPLEERFLFRRVGQKDYHMFRCVARYGYKDVRKEDHGSFEHLLVESLEKFLRREAQELALEVSTMEAERDDVSEVSEIVPSSPATAAEDLHTPLLSDQRPGDDSRMLGMEVSVPLPPSSSMSAEEDPSLEYELAALRDAMASGFTYLLAHGDVRARKQSFFTKKFIINYFYAFLRRNCRGGTATLKMPHSNIMRVGMTYMV; the protein is encoded by the exons ATGGACGACGGCGGGATCCAGGAGGAGGAGCAGCCGCCGTCGGCGCGGCCGCTCAGGCCGAAGCGATCGGGGGGCAGCTCGCGGTGGGTGGACGCCAGCGAGGTCGACTCGTCCGAGTCCGCGCACTGGtcgctcgaggacgagcgggagccCTGGGCCCTCTCGGCCGCCGACGAGGCCGAGGTCCTGTGCGCCACAGGAGGGGCCCTGCTCTCGCGGAGGAGCTCCTCCGCGTTTCGCCGGAGGCTGGGGAAGCGGCCCAAGAGGGTGGACTCCCTCGACGTCGAGTCCATGAACGTGCGCGGCGCGCATGGCCACAGCGCCCAG GATATATCGTTGATGGGCACCGTCGCGATGGCATTTCAAACCCTCGGAGTTGTTTATGGTGACATGGGTACGAGCCCTCTATATGTCTTCAGCGATGTGTTCAGCAAGGTCCCCATCAAGTCAGAGGTGGAGATCCTTGGAGCGCTTTCGCTGGTCATGTACACGATAGCGTTGATTCCTTTTGCGAAATACGTATTTATAGTCCTGAAAGCCAATGACAATGGCGAAG GGGGCACGTTTGCATTATATTCGTTGATTTGCAGGTATGCAAAAGTCAGCCTGTTGCCGAATCAGCAGCGTGTGGATGAAAATATTTCTAGTTTTAGGCTCAAGTTACCTACTCCTGAGCTTGAACGTGCTCTGCTTGTCAAAGACTACCTAGAAAAGAAGCCACTCTACAAAAATATTCTCCTGTTCTTGGTTCTGATGGGGACTTCCATGGTGATTGGAGATGGCATCCTCACTCCGTCAATGTCAG TTATGTCTGCTGTCAGTGGTCTCCAGGGTCAAGTTGCTGGATTTGATGCAG ATGCTGTTGTAATTGTTTCAATCCTAGTTCTTCTACTATTATTCAGTGTCCAGAGCTTTGGAACTGGCAAAGTTGGAATCATGTTCGCTCCCGTTTTGGCTTTGTGGTTTCTTAATTTGGGCTCCATTGGAATATACAACATAATTAAGTATGACACGTCAGTCGTGAGAGCACTCAATCCAATGTACATCTATTATTTTTTCAAGATGAACGGCATAAAGGCATGGTCAGCTCTCGGTGGTTGTGTCTTGTGCATCACAG GAGCTGAAGCAATGTTTGCTGATCTGGGCCATTTCACTGTCAAATCAATACAG CTAGCATTTACTGCTGTGGTATTCCCTTGCCTGCTTATTGCGTACATGGGCCAAGCTGCATATTTGATGAAGCATCCACTTGATGTAGAAAGGGTATTTTATGATTCTGTACCAG AAGTTCTGTTCTGGCCAGTATTTGTGATTGCTACACTTGCTGCTATGATTGCCAGCCAAGCTATGATATCTGCAACCTTCTCTTGCATAAAGCAGGCTATGGCTCTTGGTTGCTTTCCTAGGATCAAAATAATCCATACCTCCAAGAAAGTCATGGGTCAGATTTACATACCTGTGATGAATTGGTTTCTCATGATCATGTGCACCATCATCGTGGCCACTTTCAGGAGTACGAACGATATTGCCAATGCATATG GCATTGCTGAAGTTGGAGTCATGATGGTCAGCACTGCACTGGTAACCTTGGTGATGCTTCTTATATGGCAAACCAATCTGTACCTTGTTCTGTGCTTCCCTATATTTTTTGGTGCAATGGAGTTCATTTACTTAACTGCTGTCATGTCAAAGCTGCTAGAAGGAGGATGGTTACCACTTGCTTTCTCATCATTGTTTCTTTGCATAATGTATACATGGAACTATGGAAGCGTGTTGAAATACCAGAGTGAGATGCGTGGGAAGATATCCCTGGACTTTATTCTCGACCTGGGATCGACACTTGGCACAGTAAGAGTTCCAGGTATTGGACTTGTGTACAATGAGCTGGTCCAGGGAATCCCATCGATCTTTGGTCATCTGTTGATCACACTGCCAGCAATGCACTCCACGATCGTTTTTGTTTGCATCAAATATGTTCCTGTCCCATATGTGCCGCTTGAAGAAAGGTTCTTGTTCAGAAGGGTTGGCCAGAAGGACTACCACATGTTCCGTTGTGTCGCACGTTATGGCTACAAGGATGTCAGGAAAGAGGACCATGGCTCATTTGAGCATCTCTTGGTTGAAAGCCTAGAGAAATTTCTGAGGAGGGAGGCCCAGGAACTCGCGCTCGAGGTGAGCACAATGGAGGCAGAGCGTGATGATGTGTCTGAAGTGTCCGAGATAGTTCCATcatctcctgctactgctgctgaggATCTGCACACTCCACTGCTTTCTGATCAGAGACCGGGTGATGACAGCCGAATGTTGGGCATGGAAGTCAGCGTTCCTTTGCCCCCCTCTAGCTCCATGTCCGCGGAAGAAGACCCCAGCTTAGAGTACGAGCTCGCGGCACTGAGGGACGCCATGGCATCTGGGTTCACATATCTCTTAGCACATGGCGATGTGAGGGCGAGGAAGCAATCATTCTTCACAAAGAAGTTCATCATCAACTATTTCTACGCTTTCCTGAGGAGGAACTGCAGGGGTGGCACCGCAACCTTGAAGATGCCTCACTCGAACATCATGCGTGTGGGGATGACGTACATGGTCTGA